The Sinorhizobium alkalisoli genomic interval GGGCGAATTCGGCGTCTATCTGGTCTCGGACGGCACCAACAAGCCCTACCGCTGCAAGATCCGCGCGCCGGGCTATGCGCATCTCCAGGCCATGGATTTCCTCTGTCGCGGGCACCAGCTCGCGGACGTCTCGGCCGTGCTGGGCTCCATCGATATCGTGTTCGGCGAGGTGGACCGCTGATGCGCCTGGCGCTCTTTGCCGCACTCGGATGTCTCGCGCTCGCGACGACCGCCTTCGCTGAGGAGGTCGGCAGCGCGAGCGGTTCGGGACTGCGCGGCGGTTCCATGGCCGTGCTTCTCGAAAAGGGTTACGAGATCAGGGCCGCCGTCGCCAACGGCACACGCTATATCGTGTTTCTGCAGAAAGACCAGTCAGCCTATGCCTGCGAATTCGTCTCGCTGACGAGATCGCGGTGCGGTTCGATCAACTGATAAGGTGTCCACTAGAATGTCCGTTCGTCGACTAGCCGAAGACACAGTCCAGCCAGCGACCTTTGCATTCAGCAAGGAAAACGCCGCCTGGGCCAAGGCAACGATCAAAAAATATCCGAAGGGCCGCGAACAGTCGGCAGTCATCCCCTTGCTGATGCGCGCCCAGGAGCAGGACGGCTGGGTGACCAGGGCCGCCATCGAGTCGATCGCCGACATGCTCGGCATGGCCTATATCCGCGTCCTCGAAGTGGCGACCTTCTATACCCAGTTCCAGTTGAAGCCCGTCGGAACGCGCGCGCATGTGCAGGTCTGCGGCACGACGCCCTGCATGCTGCGCGGCGCGGAAGATCTGATCAAAATCTGCAAGAAGAAGATTGCCTCCGAGCCGTTTACCCTCAACGAGGGCGGTACGCTCTCCTGGGAGGAGGTCGAATGCCAGGGCGCCTGCGTCAACGCGCCGATGGTGATGATCTTCAAGGATAGCTACGAAGACCTGACGCCCGAGCGGCTCGAGGAAATCATCGATTCCTTCGACGCGGGCAGGGGCGCCGAGGTCCAGCCCGGACCTCAGATCGACCGGATCTTTTCTGCGCCGATCGGCGGTCCGACGACCTTGCAGCCGCTTCCGGAAGAGAAGAAGGCCGGCCGTGTACGCAAGGCCCCGGACGAAGAGGCAATCAGCGTACCGCCGGCGAATGCAGCCAAGCCGAAGCCTGCCTCCGAGATTACCAATCCGGCGCTGAAGACCCCGGCGACCGCCAAAAAGGCGGCGGCGAAGATCGCGAAGACCGAGGGCGAGTCCACGGTCGACAAATCCAAGCCTCAGAAGAAGCGGTAAAGAGGTCTACCCATGCTCAGAGATGAAGATCGCATCTTTACCAATATCTACGGCCTCAAGGACAAGTCGCTGAAGGGCGCGATGGCCCGCGGTCATTGGGACGGGACCAAGGAGCTCCTGGAGAAGGGGCGTGACTGGATCATCAACGAGGTGAAGGCCTCCGGTCTGCGTGGCCGCGGCGGCGCGGGCTTCCCGACGGGTCTCAAGTGGTCCTTCATGCCGAAGGAAAGCGACGGCCGTCCGCACTATCTCGTCGTCAATGCCGACGAGTCCGAACCCGGCACCTGCAAGGACCGCGACATCATGCGCCACGATCCGCACACGCTGATCGAGGGTTGCGTGGTTGCGAGCTTCGCCATGGGTGCACACGCAGCCTATATCTACGTGCGCGGCGAGTTCATCCGCGAGCGCGAAGCACTGCAGGCGGCAATCGACGAGTGCTATGAATACGGCCTCATCGGCAAGAACAACAAACTCGGCTACGACATTGACATCTTTGTCCATCACGGTGCCGGCGCCTATATCTGTGGCGAGGAGACGGCACTGCTCGAAAGCCTTGAGGGCAAGAAGGGCCAGCCGCGCCTGAAGCCGCCGTTCCCGGCGAACATGGGTCTCTATGGCTGCCCGACGACGGTCAACAACGTCGAGTCGATCGCCGTCACGCCCACCATCCTGCGCCGTGGCGCCGGCTGGTATACGAGCTTCGGACGCCCGAACAACCACGGCACCAAGCTCTACTCGGTTTCGGGTCACGTGAACCGCCCCTGCACGGTCGAGGACGCGATGTCGATCCCGTTCCACGAACTGATCGACAAGCATTGCGGCGGCATCCGCGGCGGCTGGGATAACCTGCTGGCCGTCATCCCCGGCGGCTCGTCCGTTCCCTGCGTGCCCGGCGCGCAGATGAAGGACGCAATCATGGACTATGACGGCCTGCGCGAACTCGGCTCCGGCCTCGGCACCGCGGCCGTCATCGTCATGGACAAGTCGACCGACATCATCAAGGCGATCTGGCGGCTCTCCGCCTTCTACAAGCATGAGAGCTGCGGCCAATGCACGCCGTGCCGCGAGGGCACGGGCTGGATGATGCGCGTCATGGAACGAATGGTTCAGGGCCGCGCGCAGAAGCGTGAAATCGACATGCTCTTCGACGTCACGAAGCAGGTCGAGGGCCACACGATCTGTGCGCTTGGCGATGCGGCCGCCTGGCCGATCCAGGGCCTCATCAAACATTTCCGTCCGGAGATGGAAAAGCGGATCGACGAATACACGCGCAATGCGACGTCGCACGGCGCGGTTTTGGAAGCGGCGGAGTAAGAGCGATGGCCGGGGAACGCAAGGAAGCACAGGGCAGGGATACGGCAACGGTTATTCCATTCGCGCGGTCCATGGGTGCCGACCCGGCTGATCCGTTCGGCATGTCCGAATGGATGAAGAGCATGACGCAGATGCCGCTGAATCCGCTGATGACGCATCCGGCGGCAGCGGTTGCCGCCGCCACGGCTCTGGGGTTCGGCCTTTCCAGCCATATTGCCGGAATGATGTTCGGCGCGATGCAGGGCGCTGCGAGCGCGTTTCAAGGCGGCGCCCGCGGGCGTGAGCCCATGCACGCCGCAGAGCCGGGTGCCGCGGCGCCGGCCGAGCCCACACAAGAGCGGACGACCACATCTGTAATTACCTCGCCCGAGCCTGCCAAGGCGCCGCCGGTGCCCGCTACGGCGCCGAAATTGCCCGCCGAAGCAAAAGCGTCGCCAGCCGCAGCGGTTCCCGCTGCCGCGCGAAAGCCGAAGGCGCCCAAGAAGCAGGCCACACCGGCGCCGAAAAGCAGAGCCGGAGACGATCTCAAGCGCATTTCGGGGCTCGGCCCGAAGCTGGAGCAGGTGCTGAACGGCAAGGGTATTCGCCGGCTAGCCGACATCGCGGCCCTGAGCGCGGAAGATGCGGCGCGACTCGACGCCGAAATCGGCCTGGATGGCCGCATCGCGCGCGACGACTGGGTCGGCCAGGCGAAGGCACTGATGCAGGGAAAATGAGGCGTTGGCCGCTCGGTTTTCGCCGTAAGCGGCAGGGTCGTGACGGACAGGCCGTCAAGAAATTGTCCGCCGCCATGGAAGGGCAGGCGGACGGAAGACAGGATTGAGTACGAAGATGGCAAAGCTGAAAGTCGACGGAAAAGAGATCGAGGTCCCGGATCATTTCACGCTGCTTCAGGCGTGCGAAGAGGCCGGCGCCGAGGTTCCGCGCTTCTGTTTCCATGAGCGGCTTTCGGTTGCCGGCAACTGCCGCATGTGTCTCATCGAGGTAAAGGGCGGACCGCCGAAACCGGCGGCATCCTGCGCGATGGGCGTGCGCGACCTGCGCCCCGGTCCGAACGGCGAGGTGCCGGAGGTCTTCACGACGACGCCGATGGTCAAGAAGGCACGCGAAGGCGTGATGGAGTTCCTGCTGATCAACCATCCGCTCGATTGTCCGATCTGCGACCAGGGCGGCGAGTGCGACCTGCAGGACCAGGCGATGGCCTTCGGCATCGACAATTCGCGCTACCACGAGAACAAGCGCGCCGTTGAGGACAAATATATCGGTCCGCTCGTCAAGACGGTGATGAACCGCTGCATTCACTGCACCCGCTGCGTCCGTTTCACGACGGAGGTTGCTGGTATCGCGGAACTCGGCCTCATCGGCCGCGGCGAAGATGCGGAGATCACCACCTATCTCGAGCAGGCGATGACCTCCGAGCTGCAGGGCAACGTCGTCGATCTTTGTCCGGTCGGCGCGCTGACCTCGAAGCCCTTTGCCTTCACCGCGCGTCCGTGGGAGCTCAACAAGACCGAATCGATCGACGTCATGGACGCGCTCGGCTCGGCAATCCGCGTGGATACGCGCGGTCGGGAAGTCATGCGCATCATGCCGCGCGTAAACGAGGACATCAACGAGGAGTGGATCTCCGACAAGACCCGCTTCATCTGGGATGGCTTGCGGACGCAACGCCTCGACCGGCCCTATGTCAAAATTGACGGTCGCCTGCAGCCGGCAAGCTGGGGCGAGGCCTTCGACGCCATCAAGGCCGCGGTTGCCAGGACGTCGGGCGAGAAGATCGGTGCCATTGCCGGCGATCTCGCCGCCGTCGAAGAAATGTACGCGCTGAAGGAGCTTATCGCCTCGCTCGGCTCGGAGAACCTTGACTGCCGTCAGGACGGCGCGGCGCTCGATCCGTCGCTCGGCCGCGCAAGCTATCTCTTCAATCCGACGATCCAGGGCATCGAAAGCGCCGACGCGCTTCTCATCATCGGCTCCAATCCGCGCTTCGAAGCTTCGGTTCTCAATGTCCGCATTCGCAAGCGCCATCGCATGGGCAATTTCCCGATCGCCGTCATTGGCGAACCGGGTGAACTGCGCTACGAATACGACTATCTCGGCGCCGGCACCGACACGCTTGCCGATCTCCTCTCGGGCAAGGCGAAGTTCTTCACGGCGCTGAAGAGGGCCGAGCGGCCGCTGATCATTGTGGGCCAGGGGGCACTTGCTGGAGAGGGCG includes:
- the nuoE gene encoding NADH-quinone oxidoreductase subunit NuoE — its product is MSVRRLAEDTVQPATFAFSKENAAWAKATIKKYPKGREQSAVIPLLMRAQEQDGWVTRAAIESIADMLGMAYIRVLEVATFYTQFQLKPVGTRAHVQVCGTTPCMLRGAEDLIKICKKKIASEPFTLNEGGTLSWEEVECQGACVNAPMVMIFKDSYEDLTPERLEEIIDSFDAGRGAEVQPGPQIDRIFSAPIGGPTTLQPLPEEKKAGRVRKAPDEEAISVPPANAAKPKPASEITNPALKTPATAKKAAAKIAKTEGESTVDKSKPQKKR
- the nuoF gene encoding NADH-quinone oxidoreductase subunit NuoF; protein product: MLRDEDRIFTNIYGLKDKSLKGAMARGHWDGTKELLEKGRDWIINEVKASGLRGRGGAGFPTGLKWSFMPKESDGRPHYLVVNADESEPGTCKDRDIMRHDPHTLIEGCVVASFAMGAHAAYIYVRGEFIREREALQAAIDECYEYGLIGKNNKLGYDIDIFVHHGAGAYICGEETALLESLEGKKGQPRLKPPFPANMGLYGCPTTVNNVESIAVTPTILRRGAGWYTSFGRPNNHGTKLYSVSGHVNRPCTVEDAMSIPFHELIDKHCGGIRGGWDNLLAVIPGGSSVPCVPGAQMKDAIMDYDGLRELGSGLGTAAVIVMDKSTDIIKAIWRLSAFYKHESCGQCTPCREGTGWMMRVMERMVQGRAQKREIDMLFDVTKQVEGHTICALGDAAAWPIQGLIKHFRPEMEKRIDEYTRNATSHGAVLEAAE
- a CDS encoding NADH:ubiquinone oxidoreductase; amino-acid sequence: MAGERKEAQGRDTATVIPFARSMGADPADPFGMSEWMKSMTQMPLNPLMTHPAAAVAAATALGFGLSSHIAGMMFGAMQGAASAFQGGARGREPMHAAEPGAAAPAEPTQERTTTSVITSPEPAKAPPVPATAPKLPAEAKASPAAAVPAAARKPKAPKKQATPAPKSRAGDDLKRISGLGPKLEQVLNGKGIRRLADIAALSAEDAARLDAEIGLDGRIARDDWVGQAKALMQGK
- the nuoG gene encoding NADH-quinone oxidoreductase subunit NuoG, with product MAKLKVDGKEIEVPDHFTLLQACEEAGAEVPRFCFHERLSVAGNCRMCLIEVKGGPPKPAASCAMGVRDLRPGPNGEVPEVFTTTPMVKKAREGVMEFLLINHPLDCPICDQGGECDLQDQAMAFGIDNSRYHENKRAVEDKYIGPLVKTVMNRCIHCTRCVRFTTEVAGIAELGLIGRGEDAEITTYLEQAMTSELQGNVVDLCPVGALTSKPFAFTARPWELNKTESIDVMDALGSAIRVDTRGREVMRIMPRVNEDINEEWISDKTRFIWDGLRTQRLDRPYVKIDGRLQPASWGEAFDAIKAAVARTSGEKIGAIAGDLAAVEEMYALKELIASLGSENLDCRQDGAALDPSLGRASYLFNPTIQGIESADALLIIGSNPRFEASVLNVRIRKRHRMGNFPIAVIGEPGELRYEYDYLGAGTDTLADLLSGKAKFFTALKRAERPLIIVGQGALAGEGGAAVLANAAKLAVAVGAVSDAWNGFAVLHTAASRVGGLDLGFVPGRGGMSAAEMITGAEVLFLLGADEIDLSTRKGGFTVYIGSHGDNGAHAADVILPGAAYTEKSGIWVNTEGRVQMGNRAGFAPGDAREDWAIIRALSDVLGRKLPFDSLGALRAALYVAYPHFAEIDGIAVAGSDEIAALAQKAGEMAKSAFASPVKDFYLTNPIARASAVMAECSALARNNFKAAAE